The Panicum hallii strain FIL2 chromosome 5, PHallii_v3.1, whole genome shotgun sequence genome contains the following window.
CACTTAGATTTGGGCAATGCATCTGGGATATGACAAGACAGAAACCTCCATGGTTGCACTTGCACCCATCAGCTTGGGCAGAAGACCTGTGTTGGTCGAGAACCTTTGTTCCGCGAATGATGCGGGCCTCTCCGCTTGCTGCAGCTGGCCGTTATGGACAGGCCGAAATGACTGTCTCCATGACTCCATGGGAATGAACGATGGGGGCCCAATGTAGCATCACGCCACGTTGCAGAACAGAAGTACGTTGGTCTGACGACCTACATAACGAGCTCGCTTCAGAAGCGTTAGAGTAGGTACATTGTTACCAGTCAACATTATTCAGTTAAAAGAATTTAGTACTCGATTCAGATAATTGGATGCCACAGTTCTGTTATCGCTAATATATCGCATGGAATCCAGGAGTTCTGTTTTTCTAGTTCTACCACTCATGTAAATGGGGATGTATGTAATCTTAGCTGCACATGTATGCGCTAAGCTAGCTAATCCAGTAATCCTAGTAATAGCACTCACAAAATAAGGATGAGCTGAGCAGGCTGGCGAACAAGGCTGGATGAAAAACTCGTGGCTCGATAGCTCGCTCGGCTCGGCTTGTTAGAAAATATCACCAAGCTGAGCCAGCCAATTATTTAGCTCGGTTTCTTAACAAGCCCGCTCGAGCTGGCTCACGAGCTGCTCGCAAGCCGCGACGAGCTTAGCCCAAATAAGATTTCAGTCCAGTCCACCACCGTCTCCCAGCCCCTTCCTCTCCCGGTCTCCCCTCGCAGATGCCCCCCTCAAACCCATCGCCCGGCCGCCACACAAGCGCCCGCACCCGCCTCCCCACCCTCCCCTCCGGCTCTCCTTGGGCCCCGACGGACAGCACAGGCGGCAAAAGTGCAGCGTCGCGGCCGCCGTGCACCTCGTCGCGCCCCGCACTGTGGCCCCACACAGCAACGCCAGGCTCCAGCTGCTCGACGGCCAAGACCCCGCGTACCCGGGCCCCCACCCCCGGCAGGCTGCGGCCATGAAGAATGGCAGCGGCATGGGCGATTGGGCGTCACCCGCCTCCCACCCTCCCTGTGCGCCTCCTGCCTTCCCCACCTCACCTCAAGCTCTCCTTGGCCCCGGCGGCCAGCTAGCAGGCGGCAGCGCATGCGGCGCCGCACCAAGCTTGACCACACGACGCCCTACGactccgccgccccgagcccccTCCCTGCGGGCTGCGACCATGGAGAGGAAGCACCGCCAGCAGCCAGTAGGACTGAGTGAAGACGTGAATACATTGATCATAAGAGTTTACAGATATATAGACAATATACCAGACTGGTAAGCCACGTGAGCAGTCGCACCAGAGTCCATGTACCAGTCACCCGAGGGAGCCGGAGGAGCGAGCGTCATAGTGCTAAAAGCATCGGCGAGTGCCCGTTGATCCCACGGCCCAAAGCCGCTGAAAGCCTGTTGCTGGACGGGCTGCTGGATGGTGCGCTGCGATGGAAGTGGCCCAAGGAGGCCAGGCGCACCAACCACCCCAGGCGCGCCAGGGGGCGGGAAGGAAGGCCCAGCGACCAAGCCGTGCAAGGGCGGTTGGCGCGTCGGCCCACCAGGCGACGTGGCGACGTGGTGCCCCCACTGGATTGGGCCGGGCCACATCTGGATTGTCCCGATCCAGGGATTGTAGATCGTGGGCCAGCGGCCTGAGGGCGGGCGCGGGACGCCACCTAGGTGTTGCACGCCTCCGGAAGCAGGGGCGCCATCGGACTAGCCACCCGGGTGCTGTGGGGTGCCACTGGCCACCAGATCCACTACCGCGGGAGCTAGTCCCACGCCGGCGTCGTCGATTGCCCCCTCCCGTTGCTCCACCCGATGGTCCGCCCGAGGCAGGTGCGGAGGCTGCAGACTTGGGGGTGACGACGAGACcggtcggcggcgaggaagacgaGGACGCCATGGTAAGTTCTTCGAGTAGTAATTCAGAGCGAATCTCGACAAAGGATGGGAGCGGGCATTGGCGCTGGAGAAAGAGCCGCAGGTTGTGGAAGCGCTTGGAGAGGCCGCGCAGAACTTTCGAGGCCAGGGCGCGGTCGGGGACGGGTTCGCCAAGCTCGACGAGAGAGTCGGCGAGGGTCTTCATGCGCCGACAGTACTCGGTGACGGAGAGAACACCCTTGCACAGCGTGCGGAACTCGGCGTCGATGAGTTGGATGCGAGTCTCACGGTTGCCGATTACTGCGGCACTACAAGAAATCTTGGCTTTTATGACAAACTGAATCTGTCATGTAAAGTACACAATTGGTCATAAAAAGTAAGTTATGACCAAAACCCCCGCGTCACAGTGTCGTCACAAAACAATCGTCACATAAAGTACCTCGTGACGGTTTTATGGTCCACGGTCACAAAATGTCTGTATTTTTTGTGACGGAAGATTTGTAGCGTCACATATGGTTACCTTTTATGACCACTACTTCTGTCATATATTAGCTAGTCAACGCATCACATTATGTACGAGTCGTCACAAATGCTAAGACGAAGAACAAGTTTCGATGGTTTTTTGTGACATCGCAGTGTCGTCATGTATAGTTTTTGTAGATTATGTGACACTTATATTTTGTCATGTTTTGTACTGGTTCGTATAGTATTTACAAACATTTGCAGACGAGTCTGTGGCGTCGCAAATTGGCATTCCATTCATGACGGCGTCGCCCCACTGGTCTTTCATCACAGCATACAAAAGCATAATTAATACACATATATCAGCCATCATCCACAGGATTGACACCACAATTCACAAATCATTCAGAATTCACAGGTCGACACAATTCACTGAAGCCATCATGGATACACATGTTTGAACCACAAACTTGCAGCATACTTGTTCAACCACATAGTTCTAGGTTGTAGGTTGCAGCACATTGTTCCAGGTTCCAGCAAACAAACAAATATATGGCACAATCTAACATACAACCAGATGGCATATAGTTCTCACAAAGTTCCAAGTACAGACTAAGTTGAAGCAATGTAGCAAAAGCTTAGACAAAGGCCTCATCCTCAGAAACTGCAGTCATACCTCAATCTTTCTGAAGTTTCAGGACAGCTCGCAGCAGCGCATTAGTCTCCTTAAACCTGCTAGTCATCCCCCTCACTTCCTCTTGGGTCTGCCGCAGCAAATTTTGGTTTTCTTCAAGTGCGGCCTGCTGAGCTTCAAGCTGTGCCTGCAACTCTTCCCGCTTCCTAGCAGCTTCCTCTCTTTCAGCTTGGAGGCTTGCCTCAAACTCAGCTCGGATGCGTGCTTGTGCTGCTGTCGATGAGGACTGAGCATTCTTTGATGGTCGAGGGCACCAATGTTAGGAAGAAATGTGGATGAGCGGCTGATCTCGCTAAGAGTTTCATCAACAATCTTGGTGGGAGATTTTTTTGCTTCTCCTTCTTCTGGCTCTCTATCCTTCTTGCCACCATCCGTTCCTACATAAAGAGAATGCAGTTAATAACAAGGCCAGGCATGTACTTCACTACAATAGATGTATCAAATCATTTTGGAACTTACATATATTTCATTAGCAAGAGGAGTGCGACCATTTTTGGAACTATTCATACATTCCCCAAAGAACTCTACAACATCTGGATCGCTGTTGTTGTACTTAGGCCTCTGCAGCATGTAAAAGCCTTGGATGACTTTGAAGCACACATCTCAGTTTGCATTGCATAGTAACAAAAGGATGCAGCCGAACACCAGGCAATCAGTGTGcatacagaacaaaataatcacATACAGTACAAGAAGCAAAATGTTTAGTATCAGAAAGAGCCTTGCCCTTTTCATCCATCTTTCTCGGTTTCCCTGTGCAAATAAATTCCAAAAGGAAAAACACTAGAAATAGCTATTCAGTAGAGGAAAAACACTACAAATAGCCATAAACTACATTTTCCTTTGCAACATAACAGGAGCTTAAAGATGTTGAACATACAACCCAAAAGCACCCCAAAAGTGCCCCGAAGTGAAAGCAATAGTATTACCAGGCTGTATCGATAGGCTATGTAGGATCTAGAACCAGTTTTTTGGTGAAGCTGCACCTTGGATCGGTTTACTTTATTCTTCGCAGATTTCTCCTGCACCACAAATGCAATACAAAGTTCTAATTCACAGGCACCAGTACTTTACGAGCTGGATCCACTCCTCTTTCTTCATTTTAGGTGGAGGTTCTTTGGCCAACAGCTGTTCCATTGTCAGGGACTCGTCGAAGTACTTCCTTTTTAGGTGATACCTCTGCTGCTTTACTCCCTTCTTAATGATATCAGTGCATGCAGATTTGCTTGGTCCATCATTCTTAACATCCACATCCAACCTATTCTGCAGTCACACAAATGATTTATTTGACAAAATTTCTTACATGGGAGTAGAGCTAGTAATGAAAGAAAGTAGTTGAAGTGAATTAGGTGTCTCACCGCCACTTTATCAAGCACTTTTTGTACTTCTACTGGCCCCCCATCTTTTTCATAAAGCTTCCAAGATTTGTAGATAGGCAGCTTGTCTCTAAGAGCTACACCAGTTTCTGATGCCAGCTTCGCTGCTTGAAGTGGGACATCAGGTCTTTTCTTCCCTTCAGCCACTTGGATAGGCAGCTTGTTTCCTCTCTTTATCATCTTCTCTAAGCCAAGCCCTATGGTTTTCTTGTGGACTTCCTTTCGGGGCGCTGCATTGGCAAATAACATGCAAAATGGGTTATTATAGCAGCCACAAATGTAGATATTGAATGTAGAAAATAATGGTTGGAAACACATATTGATCACCAGGAACAAAGTCACCAACTGGTTCTTTTTCAATTGTATAACCCTCTGAATCGGCATCAACTTGGTCATTTGAGTCATTGATGTCATTGCTTTGCCTAGAGCTCTGTACACCTGGCGAGGTTTCTATAGAAACTGATTGGTTAACACTAGTTGTGGGAGTAACTTGCGGAAACACGGCAAGGATGGGTGTAGGAGTAGGAGTACTATGCTCAGTGTTCCCACGCAGCCCGAGCGGACGGCGAAGGAGAGGAGACGATCTCGAACAGCTCCGACGTGATGGAGCCGTAGAGCCATGTGAGAACATGGAGGTCCATGCGAACCCAATGAGGAACGTTGGGGAAGACAGCGTCGCTCAGCACGTGGTCGGCAAGGGCGTATTTGCcaaggacgaggaggaagaggcaCCGCCACTTGGAGAACGACGGGGTGTTCAGGTCGAGGACGACCGGAACAAGTGCGCGGATGCTGAGAACACCCAAAGCTTGGGTGTGGAGGGCGGAGATAGCATCGGCGTCAGGTGTGTCGTCGCCGGAGTCGTCAGACGGTTCGTGGTCCTGGACAAAGCCGTCGGCAGCGGcagtggcggcgcgcgcggcgtcaGCAGCCTCCTGGAGGCGGCGGTGCGCATCAGCCAAGGCGAGCTTGTGATGAGCCACCTCGTCTTGAAGTTGACGCTGCGCAGCAGAAGCCTCCTCGACCTGGGTGCGACGTGTGGCGGCAGCCTGATCGGCGAGACGCACTTCTCCATCACGAGCAGCAGCCGAGTCGTTGTCGGCCATGGGCAGGGAGAAGCGGAAGCGGTAAAGTTTCAGGAAAGAAACGCAAATGATACCATGAAGACGTGAATACATTGATCATAAGAGTTACAGATAGATATATAGGTAAGGTGCATGCGAAACTGAAGAAGAAACTGAAGCTAATTAAGGCTAAACACAACAGTCGCTAacagtgaggaagaagaaggctaAGAACGTCATTTTTTAAGCTGgcaaacgagccgagccgagccagctCGCTATCTTAACGAGCCAGCTTAAGTTGAGCTCGCCAGCTCAATctgagccgagccgagctggcTCGATATCGAGCCCTAGGCGAAGGTAATCATCAAACATCGTAATCCTACCTTTGATTAATATAACCTCTTGAGAGTTGTCTTGAATAAAAGCTAAGCAACCATGACTCCAAATATAGATAGCCCTTTGGGCCGCCCGGCCCAGGCGGGTCCGGGCACGAACTGATCGGGCTAGGCCCGgcactgtcggtacatacggacaggggtacctcctgctagagtgtccagacccttagcgcgTCACTGTCGCCTCACAGGTAAGGGCGCGATGGCGtccggctccggcgtgtgcgccatgcgcatcgtggtggacgtgcgccaccacatgctcggccgcctatcctccatcatcgccaaggaactgctcaacgaccagaaggtcgtGGTGGCCCACTGCGAGGAGATCTGCCTCTCCGTGGGCCCCGTCTATCAGTAAGTCGTTTGACAGGGTCCCCAACCAGATGGGCgcaaggttatccgtgacctcgCCCTGGTCCTATGGGTGACgaggcgtacggcccgggcctgacaagctgggaccatggtctccggacctcccccccccccccccccccgttctcatataggtccggcgcctccacgtgcccacaaGGACAGCATGCTCAAGGatggcctccacaggcccggaccccctagggggtccggcgcctccacgtgtgggagccagacccctctCGGCCTGTCTATCCGGACTGgcctggggggggggggggacctcccttccccccgggaaggggtccggtacCGCCACGTGCCGTCAAGGTGGTGACCGCAGGgccggccctgccacgtgcccatgGCAGAAGGCCCTCCGTGGGACGCCGGCCCAGCTACTGCATTTAATGCGGGTAGGTGGACTGCGCGTGCCCAAGACACGGCATGGCTTGCCCACTGACACgctgggcaggtatgctgacaccatggtaagcccgcctgtttccaaggcggcgcgtcgcatcaccgcgcactgtgcgcgggCAAGCGGTGTACAGTCAACTCGCGGCGCCGCGCGGGTGGGTAATGATGGTCTGCTGCCGGTGAGCCGAGGCGTACAGTGTGCGCGGAGGCGACGGTGCGGCGGGTCAGCGCAGCTTCTTCGCCTGTCAGAGGGTTCTAGCCCAACAGTGACAacacgtcttccactgtgcgtaacactgacatgtgcgtaacactgacagcaggcatTGTGTCGGTAAGGCGGCACAAGACCATGTCCTgactgtagatacgcacatcaacttcctaatagagaggactacagagaggagctggagaagaaGATTACATATCTCTCGTATTGCAAGCTCTAGttgccgggcccacctgtcggggtcccgctcagtgtgTGCACCTCCCTTAGTCTGTAAAAGGGAGAGAGCACTCGTTAGAACGACAACTTCTAAGTCCATAAGGCTCTCTCAGGCTCTTTCCAAGCCCAATAATCtttcaagcaatacaacacacaagtggatgtagggtattacgctccggcggcccgaaccactctaaatcctcgtgTCCTTCCCGTGTTCATCCGCCGtttgatcaagcgctcctaggactccccccaaactcttcctaaactcgggttaggcgggtgcattccgccacccggctggagatttcctccgacacgCACGAACCGATCCAGCTAGACTCGACATAACCAGGCTACCAGGCCACGCCGTGCTGCCCGTTGTGCCACGTCCTCAGCCCAACCACGAGCCCATGGGCCCATTTTCATGCCGGGAAGCACGGGACTCCGTCGTGCCTGTGCCATCCGCCGCTCGCACGCTCGATGGAGGCCGCCACGCCCGCTAGCCGGAGACGCCGAGAAGGAAAGGAAGGGCGTAAGGCCAAAGCTcgaaggggaggggaggggagggtgGGAAGGACCGGGCCGATGAAGGAGGTGGCCGTCACAGCTTGCAACTGAGGCGCTGACGGGGACGGCGGTGGAAGGGAATCAACGAAGAGGATTTTGAGAGATTACATTTGATGGGCTGGTGGGATGGAAATAATATGCGGGCCTCTAATGGGCCGGCCTTAAATATCGGACCGTGTCGTGCCGCCCACCGTGCAGTGCTGGCGGCCCAAGCACGGCACGCTATACCGGGTCATGTTGGCCCACGCACGATGACCATCCGTGCTTGGGCTGGGTCAAAAACTTAGACCTCATGCCAGGCTGTTTGGCCTCGAGCCTTTTGGTCATAATAATTCTTAAACACCGGTGCTC
Protein-coding sequences here:
- the LOC112892737 gene encoding uncharacterized protein LOC112892737, producing the protein MIKRGNKLPIQVAEGKKRPDVPLQAAKLASETGVALRDKLPIYKSWKLYEKDGGPVEVQKVLDKVANRLDVDVKNDGPSKSACTDIIKKGVKQQRYHLKRKYFDESLTMEQLLAKEPPPKMKKEEWIQLVKYWCL